From the genome of Borrelia parkeri, one region includes:
- a CDS encoding Vsp/OspC family lipoprotein, giving the protein MKRITFCALLMTLFLLMSCNNSASSPKDGQAAKSDGTLIDLKSVSSKITEAVAFAKSVKDVHTLVKSIDELAKAIGKKVDNAGKLADDADKDKNGSLVAGVYSVVLDIQTKLVALETKINDNELKKQVTEAKTSSTEFINKVKGANATLGKNDAKADDAKKAIDRTSQPNGDKGAEELGKLNTAVDALLKAADAAVESAIKELTTSVKPSNI; this is encoded by the coding sequence ATGAAAAGAATTACTTTTTGTGCGTTATTAATGACTTTATTTTTACTTATGTCTTGTAATAATTCAGCTTCTTCTCCTAAAGATGGACAAGCGGCTAAATCTGATGGCACTCTTATTGATTTAAAGTCAGTAAGTTCAAAAATAACAGAGGCTGTTGCTTTTGCTAAGAGTGTTAAAGACGTTCATACCTTAGTTAAGTCTATTGATGAACTCGCTAAAGCTATTGGTAAGAAAGTTGATAATGCTGGTAAACTTGCTGATGATGCTGATAAAGATAAAAATGGTTCTTTAGTTGCAGGAGTATATAGTGTGGTGTTGGATATACAGACTAAATTAGTAGCTTTAGAAACAAAAATAAATGATAATGAACTTAAGAAACAAGTTACTGAGGCTAAGACTTCAAGTACAGAGTTTATAAATAAAGTGAAAGGAGCAAATGCTACTCTTGGTAAAAATGATGCTAAAGCTGATGATGCAAAAAAAGCTATAGATAGGACTAGTCAGCCTAATGGAGATAAGGGAGCTGAAGAACTTGGTAAATTGAATACAGCAGTTGATGCTTTGTTAAAGGCTGCTGATGCTGCAGTAGAGTCTGCAATTAAGGAACTTACAACTTCTGTTAAACCTTCTAACATCTAA
- a CDS encoding Vsp/OspC family lipoprotein: protein MKRITFCALLMTLFLLMSCNNSGTSPKDGQAAKSDGTILDLDKITKNIKNAVAFAKSVKEVHTLVKSIDELAKAIGKKVGAAGLGDIADHNGSLLAGVYSVIEAVDTKLGALEKQDGLSSDLKAKVGSAKKESTAFLTTVKGATNEFDKEGAKDDDVKKAILKDNGDKTKGREELDKLNTAIDALFTAAEDAVTAAIKELTLPAKPSNT from the coding sequence ATGAAAAGAATTACTTTTTGTGCATTATTAATGACTTTATTTTTACTTATGTCTTGTAATAATTCAGGGACTTCTCCTAAAGATGGACAAGCGGCTAAGTCTGATGGTACAATCCTTGACCTAGATAAAATAACTAAAAACATAAAAAACGCTGTTGCTTTTGCTAAGAGTGTTAAAGAAGTTCATACTTTAGTTAAGTCTATTGATGAACTTGCTAAAGCTATTGGGAAGAAAGTTGGTGCTGCTGGTCTTGGTGATATAGCTGATCATAATGGTTCTTTACTTGCAGGAGTATATAGTGTTATAGAAGCTGTGGATACTAAATTAGGAGCATTAGAGAAACAAGATGGCCTCTCAAGTGATTTAAAGGCAAAAGTTGGTAGTGCTAAGAAGGAAAGTACAGCTTTCTTAACTACGGTAAAAGGTGCTACTAATGAGTTTGATAAAGAAGGAGCTAAGGATGACGATGTAAAGAAAGCTATTCTTAAAGATAATGGTGATAAAACTAAAGGAAGAGAAGAGCTTGATAAGCTCAACACAGCAATTGATGCGTTGTTCACAGCTGCTGAAGATGCAGTAACAGCTGCAATTAAGGAGCTTACACTCCCTGCTAAACCCTCTAACACCTAA
- the bdr gene encoding Bdr family repetitive protein yields the protein MGLAQPVITQQMVIAELTRAGINRDIAIDLSYRYYKNELTYKDIEYLETTFNLKLEKVEATLQAEIRDLDNKIVNVRNELKSDIKDLDTKIDTVRSELKSDIKDLDNKIDTVENNLNTKIDNVKSELKSDIKDLDNKFDTKFNELDNKIDVNKMELKSTLRLHGWMFGTIITLNIGIILTLISIVYSLLNK from the coding sequence ATGGGACTTGCACAACCTGTTATTACTCAACAAATGGTTATAGCTGAACTTACTAGAGCTGGTATTAATAGAGATATTGCTATTGATTTATCTTACAGATATTATAAAAATGAACTGACTTATAAAGATATTGAGTATTTAGAGACTACTTTTAACCTTAAGCTTGAAAAGGTAGAAGCAACCTTACAAGCTGAGATTAGAGACCTTGATAATAAAATTGTCAACGTTAGAAATGAGTTAAAATCTGATATTAAAGACTTAGATACTAAAATTGATACAGTCAGAAGTGAATTAAAATCAGACATTAAAGACCTGGATAACAAAATAGATACTGTTGAGAATAATCTTAACACTAAGATTGATAATGTTAAAAGTGAATTAAAATCCGATATTAAAGACTTGGATAATAAATTCGATACTAAATTTAATGAACTTGATAATAAGATTGATGTTAACAAAATGGAACTTAAGAGTACATTAAGACTTCATGGTTGGATGTTTGGAACTATTATTACCCTAAATATAGGAATAATTTTAACATTAATATCCATAGTCTATTCATTGTTGAATAAATGA